Proteins found in one Vallitalea guaymasensis genomic segment:
- a CDS encoding methyl-accepting chemotaxis protein, which translates to MKVAIIGAGNGGTKLLKLFKEMDNVIIGLVVDKNYNAPGITLAKEYGIRYTDDMSNIDNGIDVIIEATGVKKIADEVKDKFPQKQIVDSQMAELMMRIVDKQVSISDQLNNQLDIINNTTEVLKKEMDKVSTTTKLLNDVSHNLIHSSNESKQYITQTDEIINSVNHITQQIKILGLNANIEAARAGEHGRGFSVVANEVQKLSDNTKMFADEISGLLKSLSIENENINNQIEKLGSLTEEQDDMASNVNGVIQKLASKVAR; encoded by the coding sequence ATGAAAGTAGCAATTATTGGTGCAGGAAATGGTGGTACTAAATTACTTAAGTTATTTAAGGAAATGGACAATGTAATTATTGGACTAGTAGTTGATAAGAATTATAATGCACCAGGAATAACATTAGCGAAAGAATATGGCATTAGATATACTGATGATATGAGCAATATTGACAATGGTATTGATGTTATAATAGAAGCAACAGGAGTAAAAAAGATTGCTGATGAGGTAAAAGACAAATTCCCGCAAAAACAGATTGTTGATTCACAGATGGCAGAATTGATGATGAGAATAGTTGATAAACAAGTATCTATAAGCGACCAGCTTAACAACCAGTTAGATATAATTAATAATACAACAGAAGTCTTGAAAAAAGAAATGGACAAAGTTTCTACCACAACAAAACTTCTTAATGATGTAAGTCATAACCTGATTCACTCTTCAAATGAATCAAAGCAGTACATAACACAAACAGATGAAATAATTAATTCAGTTAATCATATAACTCAGCAAATCAAGATATTAGGACTGAATGCCAATATAGAAGCTGCAAGAGCAGGCGAACATGGCAGAGGTTTCTCAGTAGTAGCTAATGAAGTACAGAAGCTATCAGATAACACTAAAATGTTTGCTGATGAGATTTCAGGATTACTGAAGTCTTTATCTATTGAAAATGAAAATATCAATAATCAGATTGAAAAATTAGGAAGTCTAACAGAAGAACAAGATGACATGGCATCCAATGTCAATGGTGTAATACAAAAATTAGCTTCAAAAGTAGCTAGATAG
- a CDS encoding Ig-like domain-containing alpha-2-macroglobulin family protein, translating into MKKKVVSLVLMAVLFITLFNGSSIYKGMDVNAEEFRNGFALIPQKFDSTGINTKTTFLLKADDNKSLTLDEIKQGLKIDGDIEFSVKKSEEGFIITLAKELEKNSLYTISFKDITWTFQTMSDFSLLGVLPRNESVNVPTNTGIEFYFSHENADVKDFFEISPKVNGKFETHGNVVVFAPKGGLDPKTLYTVTLKKGLKLNESEQVLKEDYVFSFETAPKKNDEYKEPDGYFNFKNIINEFSTSEKPIIPMDYYVYNEKLAKTPISVDVYSYKSMDDFAAAISKYNKIPRWSYFGHEDEKIETKGLSKVMDFEQPIDIEDYNQKFINLPDKLPNGYYIIDCSWEDINFQTFVQVTDLSFYYMSSGERDMILYRAANTTGNSNNPSTDSKNIIWLNDLKTGKPVKNGVVTLYEGKETYKSNEKGIVEINRKNNDKTENTIYKIEAGNKSAVLVDFAMYGGDSASKYYWKYFQTDRGMYKPDDTVEFWGFLQNRYEDEKIKDITVEISQGGWFYWDYLPFSDEMPYEKTTIETDNGFYNGKIKLPNLEEGSYQISVKHKDQVISTSYIDVKNYVKPAYKIELSKDKEAIFLNEVVNFDINTLFFEGTPVSNLDVNYNINGFEHKNGTMTSDKKGNVRVSYTPKYVDGTQGIKNIRINAYAQLPESGEIYGSEDVRVFINDINVDIDSHIEGKEGTLAVQVNKYDLTRLNNDTAKDYNDYLGEAKEGQKITGTVYKNEWKRKEIGEYYDFINKVVRKQYEYYKETTKVKDVVLVTDKDGKAEIKVDLPDVRDCYYTAELNTVDSHGRKMKFSQYFGNYRMPNPPNSRESMEDYYKLKADKDSYDVDEEMNIKFVNNDKLLEKGSFLYVTAQHGIKDYEVNNTPEYNKIFDESSIPNVEIRGIYFNGKTYVEAESFSPRLDFEKNRIIFTAETDKENYKPGDLCKVSLKAMVYSKEENKNIPVKDVYVNASLVDEALLKLSDNEVDTLEELYQWVQGGIGSTYGSHNNMSNNLNHFGLRVTMDTDKCCDESINESAMMMNTKSDSADVYVRSVFKDTALFRTIKLDENGEGTFTFRLPDNVTSWRMTFAGISKTLKAGSNKEELIVSLPYFINTSLNRTYLVGDKPYIGVSVYGKELKEGENVKYQVTAEGTDYEVTATGKAFERVNIPLWEMKEEGTYDIVVKAISESGYTDGIKQTINVVKTYHEMKVADYYDLVKGMKIKTNDRGTTNLTMVDKGRGKFIPELYSLMYSNGKRIDQKYLSYKASKMLTDTFDMKDILKDEVKLSDYQVNDGGFAILPYAESDIETTVKLLPIIKDDINKEKLKKYLYNELGNDKSRNKAVALYGLAVLGEPVLLDIQKLEKISNLNLKDYLYLALAYSELGDSYKATNIYDNKIAEYEEEYKTVKRIKYGKSEDKYLEYTALMMMLASKLDMDDKDLYYEYVTTTYSKEILANSEKLTYIIGEIDKVSTKEPKITYTYQGKTYEKVIKDGWPVTIDVPSVNLDQFKVNSVEGDVALIAVYNKALINNSKQDDNITIKREYYNYATGKKTNTFNQSDIVKVVIDVDIDKDAIDKYYTVTDFAPSGLVPIEYSGNFGLRHDGWYYYKDVEGQKVTMHISKNHEYDEELYYYARVITPGTYKADGTIVSGNKVKESIKISDTDEIVITK; encoded by the coding sequence ATGAAGAAAAAAGTAGTAAGTTTAGTATTGATGGCTGTACTTTTTATAACTTTATTTAATGGTAGTTCCATATATAAAGGAATGGATGTAAACGCAGAGGAATTTAGAAATGGATTTGCACTTATACCACAGAAGTTTGATAGTACAGGAATCAATACAAAAACAACATTCTTATTAAAAGCAGATGATAACAAGTCTTTGACGCTTGATGAAATTAAACAAGGTTTAAAAATTGATGGAGATATAGAATTCAGTGTAAAAAAATCTGAAGAGGGTTTCATAATAACTCTTGCTAAGGAGTTAGAAAAAAATAGTTTATATACAATTAGCTTCAAAGATATAACATGGACATTCCAAACAATGTCTGACTTTTCATTACTAGGTGTATTACCACGTAATGAATCTGTTAATGTTCCAACTAATACAGGAATAGAGTTTTACTTTAGTCATGAGAATGCTGACGTAAAAGATTTTTTTGAAATCAGTCCAAAAGTAAATGGTAAATTCGAGACTCATGGAAATGTTGTGGTTTTTGCTCCAAAAGGTGGTTTGGATCCTAAAACACTTTATACTGTAACGCTAAAAAAGGGATTGAAACTTAATGAATCAGAACAAGTATTAAAAGAGGATTATGTTTTCAGTTTTGAAACAGCTCCTAAGAAGAATGATGAATACAAAGAGCCAGATGGTTATTTTAATTTCAAGAATATAATAAATGAATTTTCAACTTCAGAAAAACCAATAATTCCAATGGATTATTATGTTTATAATGAAAAATTAGCAAAAACTCCAATATCAGTAGATGTTTACTCTTATAAATCAATGGATGATTTTGCTGCTGCTATTAGCAAATATAATAAAATACCTAGATGGTCTTATTTTGGTCATGAAGATGAAAAGATTGAGACAAAAGGTCTTTCAAAAGTCATGGATTTTGAGCAGCCTATAGATATTGAAGACTATAATCAAAAATTCATTAATCTACCTGATAAATTACCAAATGGATATTATATAATAGATTGCAGCTGGGAAGATATTAATTTCCAAACATTCGTACAAGTAACAGATCTTAGTTTTTATTATATGAGTTCTGGTGAAAGAGATATGATCTTGTACAGAGCCGCAAATACAACAGGAAACTCCAATAATCCTTCTACAGATAGTAAGAATATCATATGGTTGAATGATTTGAAAACAGGTAAACCAGTTAAAAATGGTGTTGTAACATTATATGAAGGAAAAGAGACTTATAAAAGCAATGAAAAAGGTATTGTAGAAATTAATAGAAAAAATAATGATAAAACAGAAAATACCATATACAAAATAGAAGCAGGTAACAAAAGTGCAGTGTTAGTAGATTTTGCTATGTATGGTGGAGATTCTGCTAGTAAATATTATTGGAAATACTTCCAAACAGATAGAGGCATGTATAAGCCAGACGATACAGTTGAATTCTGGGGATTTCTACAGAATAGATATGAAGACGAGAAGATAAAAGATATCACTGTAGAAATATCACAAGGAGGATGGTTCTACTGGGATTACTTACCATTCTCTGATGAGATGCCATACGAAAAAACAACTATAGAAACTGATAACGGTTTTTATAATGGCAAAATCAAATTACCTAATCTAGAAGAAGGTAGCTATCAGATATCTGTTAAACATAAAGATCAGGTTATATCAACAAGTTATATTGATGTTAAGAATTATGTAAAACCAGCATATAAGATTGAGCTTTCAAAAGACAAAGAAGCCATATTCCTTAATGAAGTAGTGAATTTTGATATCAATACATTATTTTTTGAAGGAACACCCGTTTCTAATCTTGATGTAAACTATAATATCAATGGTTTTGAACATAAAAATGGAACAATGACTTCTGACAAAAAAGGGAATGTCAGAGTTTCTTACACTCCAAAATATGTAGACGGAACTCAAGGTATCAAAAATATCAGAATAAATGCATATGCACAGCTTCCTGAATCTGGTGAAATCTACGGAAGTGAAGATGTAAGAGTATTCATAAATGATATCAATGTAGATATTGATAGCCATATAGAAGGAAAAGAAGGTACTCTAGCTGTTCAAGTAAATAAATACGATTTGACTAGACTGAATAATGATACTGCCAAAGATTATAATGATTACTTAGGTGAAGCTAAAGAAGGTCAAAAGATAACAGGAACAGTATATAAAAATGAGTGGAAGAGAAAAGAGATAGGCGAGTATTATGACTTCATCAATAAAGTTGTAAGAAAACAATATGAATATTATAAAGAAACAACTAAAGTAAAAGATGTCGTGTTAGTAACAGATAAAGATGGAAAAGCAGAGATTAAGGTAGACTTACCGGATGTAAGGGATTGCTATTATACTGCAGAACTTAACACAGTTGATTCTCATGGTAGAAAAATGAAATTCAGCCAATACTTTGGAAATTATAGGATGCCGAATCCTCCTAATTCAAGAGAAAGTATGGAAGACTATTATAAGCTAAAAGCTGATAAAGACTCTTATGACGTTGACGAAGAAATGAATATCAAGTTTGTCAATAATGATAAGTTATTAGAAAAAGGCAGTTTTCTATATGTAACAGCTCAACATGGAATTAAGGATTATGAAGTCAATAATACTCCAGAGTATAATAAGATATTTGATGAAAGTTCTATACCAAATGTAGAGATTAGGGGAATATACTTTAATGGAAAAACTTACGTGGAAGCAGAAAGTTTTTCTCCAAGATTAGATTTTGAAAAGAACAGGATTATATTTACTGCTGAGACAGATAAAGAGAACTATAAACCTGGAGATTTGTGTAAAGTCTCATTGAAAGCCATGGTATATTCAAAAGAAGAAAATAAAAATATACCTGTAAAAGATGTATATGTAAATGCTAGTCTAGTTGATGAAGCATTACTAAAATTAAGTGATAATGAAGTAGATACATTAGAAGAATTATACCAATGGGTTCAGGGAGGTATTGGCAGCACTTATGGTTCACATAACAACATGAGTAACAACTTGAATCATTTTGGATTAAGGGTTACTATGGATACAGATAAATGTTGTGATGAATCTATTAATGAATCTGCAATGATGATGAATACCAAATCTGATTCAGCTGATGTTTATGTAAGATCCGTATTTAAAGATACCGCATTGTTCAGGACAATTAAATTGGATGAAAACGGTGAGGGAACATTCACATTTAGATTACCTGATAATGTAACTTCATGGCGTATGACATTTGCAGGTATTTCAAAAACATTGAAGGCTGGGTCTAATAAAGAAGAACTTATAGTATCATTACCATATTTCATCAACACAAGTCTTAACAGGACATATTTAGTAGGGGATAAACCATATATAGGGGTTAGTGTATATGGAAAAGAATTAAAAGAAGGAGAAAATGTTAAGTATCAAGTAACAGCAGAAGGAACGGATTATGAAGTAACAGCTACAGGAAAAGCTTTTGAAAGAGTCAACATCCCTCTATGGGAAATGAAAGAAGAGGGAACTTATGATATAGTAGTAAAAGCGATTTCTGAATCAGGCTATACTGATGGTATCAAACAGACAATAAATGTAGTAAAGACATACCATGAGATGAAAGTAGCAGATTACTATGATTTAGTTAAGGGCATGAAAATCAAGACTAATGATAGAGGTACTACTAATTTAACAATGGTTGATAAAGGAAGAGGTAAATTCATACCTGAACTATATTCGCTAATGTACAGCAATGGTAAGAGGATAGATCAAAAATATTTGTCTTACAAGGCAAGTAAAATGCTTACTGATACATTTGATATGAAAGATATTTTAAAAGATGAGGTTAAATTATCTGATTATCAAGTGAATGATGGAGGCTTTGCAATACTTCCATATGCTGAAAGTGATATAGAAACAACTGTCAAGTTATTACCTATAATAAAAGATGATATAAATAAAGAAAAACTTAAAAAGTATCTATACAATGAATTAGGTAACGATAAAAGCAGAAACAAGGCAGTAGCCCTTTATGGATTAGCAGTTTTAGGAGAGCCAGTATTATTAGATATTCAAAAGTTAGAGAAAATATCTAACCTGAATCTAAAAGATTATTTATATCTAGCACTTGCATATAGTGAACTTGGTGACAGCTATAAAGCAACTAACATATATGATAACAAGATAGCTGAGTATGAAGAAGAGTATAAAACAGTAAAAAGAATAAAATATGGAAAATCAGAAGATAAATACTTGGAGTATACAGCTCTTATGATGATGTTGGCTTCTAAGTTAGATATGGATGACAAAGATTTATATTATGAATATGTAACTACAACTTATTCAAAAGAAATACTAGCGAATAGTGAAAAATTAACTTATATAATAGGTGAGATAGACAAAGTAAGTACCAAAGAACCAAAAATAACCTATACTTATCAAGGAAAAACTTATGAAAAAGTTATTAAAGATGGCTGGCCTGTAACAATTGATGTACCTTCTGTGAATCTTGATCAATTCAAGGTTAATAGTGTAGAGGGAGATGTGGCATTAATAGCAGTTTATAATAAAGCGTTAATCAATAATAGTAAACAAGATGATAACATAACAATTAAGAGAGAATATTATAATTATGCTACAGGCAAGAAGACTAATACATTCAATCAATCTGATATCGTTAAAGTAGTCATAGATGTGGATATTGACAAAGATGCTATTGATAAGTATTATACTGTTACTGATTTTGCGCCATCAGGTCTTGTACCTATTGAATATTCAGGGAATTTCGGTCTTCGTCATGATGGATGGTACTATTATAAAGATGTTGAAGGTCAAAAAGTAACAATGCATATTAGTAAGAATCATGAATATGATGAGGAATTATACTACTATGCTAGAGTCATTACACCAGGAACTTATAAAGCTGATGGAACTATCGTTTCTGGTAATAAGGTAAAAGAAAGTATCAAGATTTCAGATACTGATGAGATAGTAATAACTAAGTAG
- a CDS encoding GNAT family N-acetyltransferase: MKITFEEIDKKQIEPFEYIAKWSNDPEIKYFIGANLTEGEMPDREPKELLKNAGGNDKHIYLIKDGTKPIGDLSIMIDPPHVKKKEKNTGWISICIGEKEYRGKGVALKAMDFLEEECRKLGMKRIELGVFEYNKRARAFYEKIGYEEFARVKNFVYYEGKWREDIRMEKYL, from the coding sequence ATGAAAATAACATTTGAAGAAATTGACAAAAAACAAATAGAACCATTTGAATATATTGCAAAATGGAGCAACGATCCAGAAATAAAATATTTTATTGGAGCCAATTTAACTGAAGGTGAAATGCCGGATCGTGAACCAAAAGAATTATTAAAAAATGCTGGTGGTAATGATAAACACATTTATTTGATAAAAGATGGTACAAAACCTATAGGAGATCTATCTATAATGATTGATCCACCACATGTTAAGAAAAAAGAGAAGAATACAGGCTGGATCAGTATCTGTATAGGTGAAAAAGAGTATAGAGGTAAAGGAGTAGCTCTTAAGGCTATGGATTTCTTAGAAGAGGAATGTAGAAAATTAGGAATGAAACGTATCGAGTTAGGTGTTTTTGAATACAATAAACGAGCTAGGGCTTTCTATGAAAAAATAGGTTACGAAGAATTTGCTAGAGTCAAGAATTTTGTTTATTATGAAGGTAAGTGGAGAGAAGACATAAGGATGGAAAAATACTTATAA
- a CDS encoding amidohydrolase family protein, whose product MKIIDAHVHFSKIESFIHTANNISLVDCSYDGYYDEFNENGIAASIGMGVEETGEGNFPDTSCHNPMILDLENERPHNMYECIGINPVLLTGITKDEQLGKIEDYINNNTVVGIKLYAGYYHYHVYDDIYKPIYELAVKYGLPIVIHSGDTYSERGLLKYSKPLDVDEIATVYRDINFVIAHLGDPWVMDCAEVIYKNSNIYADISGLIVGDKKQVNYMIKQKLFMNHIKRALVYANDYKKILYGSDWPLVDTKAYIGFVKKLIPKKYYKDVFYNNAKRVFNL is encoded by the coding sequence ATGAAGATAATAGATGCTCATGTACATTTTTCAAAAATAGAATCTTTCATTCATACGGCAAATAATATTTCTCTAGTGGATTGTTCTTATGATGGATATTATGATGAATTTAATGAAAATGGTATAGCAGCTAGTATTGGTATGGGTGTTGAAGAAACCGGGGAAGGCAACTTCCCTGATACTTCATGCCATAATCCAATGATATTAGACTTAGAGAATGAAAGACCTCATAATATGTATGAATGTATAGGAATCAATCCAGTATTGCTAACAGGTATAACCAAAGATGAACAACTAGGGAAGATTGAAGACTATATCAACAATAATACTGTAGTTGGTATCAAATTATATGCTGGATATTATCATTATCATGTATATGATGATATATATAAACCTATTTATGAATTAGCTGTTAAGTATGGTTTGCCTATTGTAATACATTCAGGTGATACTTATTCCGAAAGAGGTCTTCTAAAATATTCCAAGCCTTTGGATGTAGATGAGATAGCTACTGTCTATAGAGATATCAATTTTGTCATAGCTCATCTAGGGGATCCATGGGTAATGGATTGTGCAGAGGTAATATATAAAAACAGTAATATATATGCAGATATATCTGGTTTAATAGTCGGGGATAAAAAACAAGTCAACTATATGATTAAACAAAAACTCTTCATGAATCATATTAAAAGAGCATTAGTTTATGCTAATGACTACAAGAAGATATTATATGGTTCAGATTGGCCTTTGGTAGACACTAAGGCGTATATTGGATTTGTTAAAAAACTAATACCAAAAAAATATTATAAGGATGTTTTCTATAATAATGCAAAAAGAGTATTCAACTTGTAG
- a CDS encoding GNAT family N-acetyltransferase, with product MNGIKIVMYDHTYAEALADMWNQSGQNWGGEQVSRTAEDVINENEKMGNICAFLALDGDEVVGYCSFSEYKQDEGASYIPLLNVRTDHIGKKIGKTLVKECVKKAMESKWPRLDLYTWQGNDKAVPVYKKCGFFWERRDGSTHLMNFMPYVMRTEAVKEYFNTFDWYDDSVREIKIESDGRSEGDFEYYEYMWEKDGITLKMEFEKNGRGLTCIETDDYKIKARVDKKDLVIGNDYKVQYECINKSGKNLDIEIKGIEDKNITNHLEYKGNIKDSKIIDGEFTLDTIQEEQDKYRTHPCVTSIITINGLDATFKVGVYPNFPVKMEIANQNGLKNLEEEIVCYINIENNFDEEAHVEFSLIDDEWISFKEKSQVCSLKAKEKKSLPIACILSDYGFYSKEVETKINASGKTIKHTVKLRGSFRGCTGRYHGEDDTCYSIYNGKYSISLMKKDNATRFTSIGKYGDDGIFLRAPQIGKPYTIELFNKKADSVSFISKEESEIIKATYQLEDFKNIVLEYYVELFQNGIAKTYCEIKNVSEDYTYKELIYCQRAFYLLKDVLLPMDGKVVRTPNLDGILTKQWDFNKVSENWIFSEYSNIKTGIGWHNSTKMNFDEVFVIVDTEINNLLPGKSFITEPVTYTIDTFETWQDFRKYMGNTKDISYGSIKQSFECRINNNNPFIENDLEVEFEEIRKIPAVGSAKITSKNNLFQSINEPLDFIDNKSMLKCSYENKFDMDIIKMNVSLDVKDIEREKAVFFKGTQNVEPNISTVQGKEVYELDNGIIKIKGSPDFSQGIYSLMYKDNEWLDNSFPEPTVKSWWNFWTGGYSYISNKLSFASLAKEKKKAEFVSLEDNFGNVWSGIKTTLDIVENEEYRGISIDQYFLLLPGVPVLCDFPIIRQNSPKYIEDHPFGHMTFIKQGDNLEDNWIVQSDRGEKTIYKCGKTEFDLYSNNISVHGSNNTEFRMIYLINDNEPIEFGNTNGIAVEAHKNYVSCDTGTSIMQNPSFIIFSKEDLNEVMLEDLYKVRFDIL from the coding sequence ATGAATGGAATCAAAATAGTAATGTATGACCACACATATGCAGAAGCTTTAGCTGATATGTGGAACCAAAGTGGACAGAATTGGGGAGGAGAACAGGTATCAAGAACAGCAGAAGACGTTATCAATGAAAATGAGAAAATGGGTAATATCTGTGCATTTTTAGCTCTTGATGGAGATGAAGTTGTGGGTTATTGTAGCTTCTCTGAGTATAAACAAGATGAAGGAGCTTCATATATACCCTTGTTGAATGTTAGAACTGACCATATTGGTAAGAAAATAGGTAAAACCCTTGTAAAAGAATGTGTCAAAAAGGCTATGGAATCCAAGTGGCCAAGACTTGACCTATATACTTGGCAAGGTAATGATAAAGCTGTACCAGTTTATAAAAAATGTGGATTCTTCTGGGAAAGAAGAGATGGAAGTACTCATCTTATGAATTTTATGCCGTATGTTATGCGTACTGAAGCTGTTAAAGAATACTTCAATACTTTTGATTGGTATGATGACAGTGTAAGGGAGATTAAGATTGAAAGTGATGGCAGAAGTGAAGGTGACTTCGAATATTATGAATACATGTGGGAAAAAGATGGTATCACTCTTAAGATGGAATTTGAGAAGAATGGTAGAGGTTTGACTTGTATTGAAACAGATGATTATAAAATAAAGGCAAGAGTGGATAAAAAAGATCTAGTTATCGGTAATGATTATAAGGTGCAGTATGAGTGCATTAACAAGAGCGGTAAAAATCTTGACATTGAGATTAAAGGGATAGAAGATAAAAATATAACTAATCATCTTGAATACAAAGGTAACATTAAGGATAGCAAAATTATTGATGGTGAATTTACACTAGATACAATACAGGAAGAACAGGATAAATATAGAACGCATCCATGTGTGACATCAATAATAACAATTAATGGATTGGACGCTACATTTAAAGTAGGAGTTTATCCTAACTTCCCAGTTAAGATGGAGATAGCTAACCAAAATGGATTAAAGAATTTAGAGGAAGAGATAGTTTGTTACATTAATATAGAAAACAATTTTGACGAAGAAGCCCATGTTGAGTTTTCTTTAATTGATGATGAATGGATTTCATTCAAAGAAAAATCTCAAGTCTGTTCATTGAAAGCAAAAGAAAAGAAATCACTGCCTATAGCGTGTATTCTATCAGATTATGGTTTTTACAGTAAAGAGGTGGAGACTAAAATCAACGCTTCAGGTAAAACCATTAAACATACTGTTAAGCTTAGAGGTTCTTTCAGAGGATGTACAGGAAGATATCATGGTGAAGATGATACATGTTACTCCATATATAATGGTAAATATTCTATATCCCTAATGAAAAAAGATAATGCAACTCGTTTTACTAGTATAGGGAAATATGGTGATGATGGTATATTCCTTAGAGCACCACAGATTGGTAAACCATATACAATAGAACTGTTCAACAAAAAAGCTGATTCAGTATCTTTTATTTCCAAAGAAGAATCAGAGATAATAAAGGCAACTTACCAATTAGAAGATTTCAAGAATATCGTTCTTGAGTACTATGTTGAATTATTTCAAAATGGTATAGCCAAGACATACTGTGAAATTAAAAATGTTTCTGAGGATTATACCTATAAAGAATTAATTTATTGTCAAAGAGCTTTTTATCTATTGAAGGATGTCTTATTACCAATGGATGGTAAAGTAGTTAGAACTCCTAATTTGGATGGAATATTGACAAAACAATGGGACTTCAATAAAGTAAGTGAAAACTGGATTTTTAGTGAATATAGTAACATTAAAACAGGTATTGGATGGCATAACAGTACTAAAATGAATTTTGATGAGGTATTTGTAATAGTTGATACAGAAATCAATAATCTGTTACCTGGAAAAAGCTTTATTACTGAGCCGGTAACATATACAATTGATACATTTGAAACATGGCAGGATTTTAGAAAATATATGGGAAATACTAAGGATATTAGTTATGGAAGTATCAAGCAAAGCTTTGAATGCAGAATAAATAATAATAATCCTTTTATAGAAAATGATTTAGAAGTTGAGTTTGAAGAGATTAGGAAAATACCTGCAGTTGGTTCAGCTAAGATAACATCCAAAAATAATCTGTTCCAATCTATAAATGAACCACTTGATTTTATTGATAATAAATCCATGCTAAAATGTTCTTATGAGAATAAATTTGATATGGATATCATAAAAATGAATGTCAGCTTAGATGTAAAAGATATTGAAAGAGAAAAAGCAGTATTTTTTAAAGGTACTCAGAATGTTGAGCCAAATATAAGTACGGTTCAAGGTAAAGAAGTTTATGAACTAGATAATGGAATAATTAAAATAAAAGGTTCACCTGATTTTTCTCAGGGTATCTATTCATTAATGTACAAAGACAATGAATGGTTGGATAATAGTTTTCCAGAACCAACTGTAAAGAGTTGGTGGAATTTTTGGACTGGAGGATATTCATACATCTCTAATAAACTTAGTTTTGCTTCATTAGCGAAAGAAAAGAAAAAAGCTGAATTCGTAAGCTTAGAGGATAACTTTGGAAATGTATGGTCGGGTATAAAAACTACCTTAGATATAGTAGAGAATGAGGAATACAGAGGTATTAGTATAGACCAATATTTCTTGTTGCTTCCAGGTGTACCTGTTTTATGTGATTTTCCGATCATAAGACAAAACAGTCCTAAGTATATAGAAGATCATCCTTTTGGACATATGACGTTCATTAAACAAGGAGACAATCTAGAAGATAACTGGATAGTACAGAGTGACAGAGGTGAGAAAACTATTTATAAATGTGGTAAAACAGAATTTGACCTATATTCTAATAATATTTCTGTTCATGGTTCTAATAATACTGAGTTCAGAATGATTTATCTAATAAATGATAATGAGCCAATTGAATTCGGTAATACTAATGGTATAGCAGTGGAGGCACATAAGAATTATGTTAGCTGTGATACTGGTACATCTATTATGCAGAATCCTTCATTCATAATTTTCAGTAAAGAGGATTTGAATGAAGTTATGTTAGAGGATTTATATAAAGTAAGATTTGATATATTATAA